The sequence CCTGCGCGGCCACGCGGCGGATGGCCGCTTCGAAACCGTCCAGGTCGCGTCCGTCGACCAGCTTGCCCGAGGCCACGATGCCGAACCGGGTCGCGCCCGCGGCCCTGGCGTGGGCAGCGGTTTCCGCGATTTCGTCCGGCGAAAGCAGGGGATATTCCGGGCTGTCGGCACAGTGATGCCCGGACTGGGCGCAGAAGGCGCAGTCCTCGGAGCAGGTGCCGGACTTGGCGTTGACGATGGCGCACAGGCCGACCTCGTTGCCGAGGTGCGCGGCGCGTACGCGGTGGGCGTGGCCGAGTACCTCGGGAAGGCGTTCCGGCGCTTGTTCAATAAGGAACAAGATTTCCGATTCGGACGGCAGGACCCCGTCAAGGGCCTTTTTGGCAAGGGAATTGAGGCTCATGGGGCGGTTGTGGGGCAGTCGCGCCGATAAGTCAAGTCGTCCGGAAACCCGCGCAGGACGGGAGAATGTGAATAAAAGAATTTATCAGAGGGGGTTGTCATGGCCGGAAAAGAGTCTACAATGAAAGACGAATTTTTTTGGAGGTGATTAGTATGGAATTTGATTTATTCTTTGTGGACGGAGTGCTGGTCTTCGCCCTGATGGCGTTTCTGGCGAGCCTTGGTCCGGTTGTCGGCGCTCTGTTCAAAGCCTGCTGCCCGTCCGCGATCCGCAAGGTTCGCCGTATCGGAGGTCGGTACCCCGCGCTCTTCACCGAGTCGGAAGACTTCTACTGTTTCTTTCACAAGGACGCCCTTTACGGCGTGTAGCACGGCTTCGGCCGGTTATTAACCGGAAGGCCGGAAGCGGATTCAACCCCGCTTCCGGCCTTCCGGTTTTTTGTCTCCGATCGAAATCAATCCCGCATCAGGGCGTAGACCGCCTTGGCCGTCCAGCCCTCGCTGCGCTCGGCCACGCGCCGGGCGATCTCCTTGGGCTTGCCGCCTGCTTCGGTTTCCTCGGCAATGCGCTTGAGGATGGTGTCCTCGTCCGCCTCGCCGTCGTCCCCGCCGGGGGCGATGATGACGGTCAGCTCGCCGCGCAGCTCGAAATCGAAATCATCGAGTTCTCCGAGGTTGCCGCGCAGGAATTCTTCGTACTCCTTGGTCAACTCGCGGGCCACGCAGAAGTCACGTTCGCCAAGGATGTCGCGGGCGATGGCCAGGGTACCCGCCAGCCGGGTCTTGCGCTCGAACAGGACCAGGGTGGCCCCGGTGTCCCGGTGGGCCTGGAACAGTTTTTCGGTCTGGCTCTTCTTACGCGGGGGGAAGCCCAGAAAGGTGTAGGGCAGGGGCGGCAGGCCAGAAGCGGACAGGGCCGTGACCGGCGCGGACGGCCCCGGCACGGGCGTGACCGGGTAGCCCTCGTCGCGGCAGGCGCGCACCAGGGTGAAGCCCGGGTCGGACAGCAGCGGTGTGCCCGCGTCCGAGATGAGCGCCACGTTCAGACCTTCGGCCAGCTGATCCAGGACCTTGGGAAGCTTCTTGTCCTCGTTGTGCTCGAAAAAGGAGATAAGCCTGCCGTGGTGGGACAGCCCGAGCCGTTTGAAAAGCAGCCCGGCCCTCCGGGTGTCCTCGGCCAGGATCACGTCCGCGTCCATCAAAATAGCCCGCGCCCGGGGCGAAAGGTCGTCCGTATTGCCCAGGGGGGTGGCCACCACGTACAGGGTGCCGGTATCGCTCATGCTCTCTGCCCGTCCAGTTGAAAGACGTTTTCCTCGATTTCCACGGTAAAGGCCGTGCCTGAGTCCGTGACCGAGGCCAGGTCGAACCGGCACGGCTCGTCCCAGAGGTCGTGCTCGGTCAGGTAATGGCTGGCGGCCTTGATCAGCCGCGCCTGTTTCTTGCGCGTCAGGGCATCGCCCGGTGCGCCCATGGACCCGGCCCTCCGGGTCTTGACCTCCACGAAAACCACCGTGTCCCGGTGGCGGCAGACCAGATCCAGTTCCCACTGGTGGAACCGCCAGTTGCGGTCGAGCACCTTGTAGCCCAGGGATTTGAGATGCCGCGCCGCCGCGTCCTCTCCCTGCACACCCCGGTTCCCCGGGCGGCTGTCTGTGGTCAGGCCGGACCGCAATTTCGTGAAGAATCCCATGCCCGAAAGGGATAGCACAGGGGAGCCCGCCTTGCCAGACGGGAAGAGGGGCTATTTCCCGGCCAGTTGCCGGAGCACGGCCTCGGGCGTGAACTCATAGTCCGCAACGCAGGGGGTGAAGGATTTGCTGAACCGTTTGAAGTCGATTCGCTCCCAGTTCTTTTGGTCCAGAACCGGGAGATACGCGGTCAGGTTGTCGCGGGTGAGGGCCTGCATCCGGGATTTATGGACCGGCTGGGTGAACTCGTGGCCGTTGAAATGGTCCAGGGCCATTATCAGCGCCCATGCCCCCTCCATGAAGTGTCCGCCGATCGTGGCCAGCAGTTGCCCGTCGCGGACGGCCTGAACGCCCCCTTCGGTCCAGTCTATGCCCACGGCCAGAAAGTTCACCGACGGGGTCAGCCCCTTTTCCCGGGCTGCGTCCAGGATGCCGAGGGCCATGCTGTCGCTGGCGGCCCAGTATGCGTGGGCCAGAGGATACATATCCAGCATGCGGACCGCCTTGTAGTGGGCTTTTTCCCGCTGCCAATCAGCGGAGATGAACCGATCCACCACCGCGTGCGGATCTTCGGAGACGGCGTCCTCCATGCCCTGCCTTCTGAGATGGGCCGAAGAGACGATGTCCGAAGCGCCGAGGCAGGCCATGTGGAGTTTGCCGTCCCGGGCGGTCAGCCCCAGGCTGATGCCCCGCTCGATGAGCAGTTCGGCTGCGAGGTGACCGGCAGCCTCGTTGTCCGGTGTTATCTGGCCGATCCACTGTGAAAATTTTTCTCCGGGGAGGCCTACGTCTTCCCGGCTGTTTGCCACTGGCTGCGTGTTGCAGATGATGGATTTGACCCCCGCCTTTTCCATCAGGGGGAGCACGTCCACGGTGATATTGCACTGATAGACGTATAGCGCGTAGTCCGGAACCTTGTAGGAGAGGGCGGTGCGGGCGGTTTGCAGAACCTTGAAGCGGTTGTCGGATGTAATGACCCGCAGATCCACGCCGAGATCATCGGCCGCCGCCTGCATGAATCCGAAGAAGAGACGCCAGAAGGGCCGTTCGGCCACGTCCGCCGGGGTGAAGAACATCACGGTCGGTATCCTGACCCCTTTTGCTCCCCATGCGGTGGAGGGATTTTGTGTCAGGCAGAGGCAAAGAATAAGCGCGGCAAGGAGAGGTCTCATCGAAAACGGTCCTTTGTGCTATATTGGATAGCTTGTGACGTAACCCATTGCGGCGGGATGAGACAAGGGGCTTATCGTATTCCTCCTTTCGGCGTGCTGTTTTTTGCGTTATGCCCATGGCAAGGAGGCGCGTATGCTCAGATATGCCATGATCGGTGGCGGCCCCGGCGCGTTCGTCGGGCAGGTGCATCGGCGGGCGCTGGCCCTGAACGGACAGGCCCGGCTGGTGGCCGGATGCTTTTCCCGTGATCTGGAGAAGAGCCGAGTGCTGGGCGCGGAACTCGGCCTGGACGAGGACCGGGTCTACGCCACGCCCGAAGAGTTG is a genomic window of uncultured Pseudodesulfovibrio sp. containing:
- a CDS encoding ABC transporter substrate-binding protein, which codes for MFFTPADVAERPFWRLFFGFMQAAADDLGVDLRVITSDNRFKVLQTARTALSYKVPDYALYVYQCNITVDVLPLMEKAGVKSIICNTQPVANSREDVGLPGEKFSQWIGQITPDNEAAGHLAAELLIERGISLGLTARDGKLHMACLGASDIVSSAHLRRQGMEDAVSEDPHAVVDRFISADWQREKAHYKAVRMLDMYPLAHAYWAASDSMALGILDAAREKGLTPSVNFLAVGIDWTEGGVQAVRDGQLLATIGGHFMEGAWALIMALDHFNGHEFTQPVHKSRMQALTRDNLTAYLPVLDQKNWERIDFKRFSKSFTPCVADYEFTPEAVLRQLAGK
- a CDS encoding YraN family protein — translated: MGFFTKLRSGLTTDSRPGNRGVQGEDAAARHLKSLGYKVLDRNWRFHQWELDLVCRHRDTVVFVEVKTRRAGSMGAPGDALTRKKQARLIKAASHYLTEHDLWDEPCRFDLASVTDSGTAFTVEIEENVFQLDGQRA
- the rsmI gene encoding 16S rRNA (cytidine(1402)-2'-O)-methyltransferase, producing the protein MSDTGTLYVVATPLGNTDDLSPRARAILMDADVILAEDTRRAGLLFKRLGLSHHGRLISFFEHNEDKKLPKVLDQLAEGLNVALISDAGTPLLSDPGFTLVRACRDEGYPVTPVPGPSAPVTALSASGLPPLPYTFLGFPPRKKSQTEKLFQAHRDTGATLVLFERKTRLAGTLAIARDILGERDFCVARELTKEYEEFLRGNLGELDDFDFELRGELTVIIAPGGDDGEADEDTILKRIAEETEAGGKPKEIARRVAERSEGWTAKAVYALMRD